ATCGGCAGGCAATTACCTTGGCGCAAGCAATGCGCGGCGCGTTATTGCAGGCCCGCGTCGACGACGACTGGGAGGCATGGGCTCACGCCCTGGCTGAACGGGCAAACCGCAGCGAAATCCCGGCTGCACCGCTCCAAGGCTCCATAACCAACAGGCGGATGCGTCTGCTGGATGAGTTCATTGACGCTGGCCTGGAAAGCACCCTGACGGTAAAGGCCATGGCGGATTTGCTGGAGCTATCCGAAGGTTATTTTATGCGCGCACTCAAGCAGGCTACGGGCAGAAGCCCGCATAGTTACCTGGTCGACCGGCGCCTGGCCAGAGCCCGCGCAATGCTGCTCGACCCAACAGCCAGGCTGTCGGAGATCGCCAACAGCTGCGGTTTCAGCTCTCAGGCGCACATGACGAGTGCCTTCAGGCAACGGCTGGGAACAAGCCCGGCAACACTACGCAGAACCTGAAGTCGCGTCAGGGTGCTGCGACCGCAAACTCCAGCAACGCCGCATTCACCTGCGCGCAAGCTTCGCTCTGAATCCAATGGCCTTTGCCAGGCAACATCAGAATCTGCAAGTCGGGGATGCGCCGGCTCATTCTGTTTTGCAGCTGCTCTTCGCTGGCACCCCGGATAACACTGTCGGCGCTGCCGACCAGAAACAGCACTGGGCAAGTGATCTGCGTGTCGCGGTATGGCTGCATCAAGCGCCAGTTTTCATCGAGGTTACGGTAATAGTTGATGCCGCCCGCAAAACCGCTGTGCCGGTAGGCGGCAACGTAATACGCCAGCGCCTCATGGGTCAGCCAGCTCGGCTGCTCCTGCGGTTTGCCCAGCCTACCTATCCACCCGCCACCCTCATCTATTGAGCGGCCAAGCACGGGTGGATCTCGCGGCGTATCCGGTGAGCAATACAGGGCGCGGAGGATGCCCTCTGGATCCGCATCAAACTCGGCTTCCGCCACACCCGGCTGTTGAAAGTACAGCTGGTAGAAAAAGTTATCCTTGAAGTGCTCGCGCAACAGCGCAGTGGGAGGCTGGTCCGCTATCGGGTGTAGCGGGACACTCATGTTCACCAGCCGGGAAACCAGTTCAGGGTGACGCAGGGTAAACTGCCAGCAATTGATCGCCCCCCAGTCATGGCCTATCAGCAATACTGCTGCTCCGCCGCTGGCCTCAATGAGTAATTCGCGCATGAAGTCGCAAATACGTACCACGTTGTAGTCGGCGATATTCGGCAGGGCCTCCGTCTGGCTAAACCCCGGCATATCCGGCGCGATGGCACGGTAACCGGCGTTGGCCAAAGCGACCATCTGTTGCCGCCAGGTAAACCAGCATTCGGGCCAGCCATGAATAAACAGCGCCACCGGCCCTTGGCCCAGGCTGGCAACACGGGTGCTCAAACCGGTGACTGTCCAGGTTTCATGGGTGATGTCTTCAACGGTGTACATACTTACTCCCAGGCTAGCACTGGTGCTCAGCGCCTCAATGCTTGATTCGCTTTGTGATATCCCCAAGATCAGCCGATAGCGTGTGCAGCAGCTCGCTAGCCCGGGTGGTCCTTCCAACGTTATCCTGATTGGTCATACCGATGGCCGTAATCTCCGTCAGGTTGCGCGATATATCGTTCACGACGGCATTTTGCTCCTCTGCGGCGGTGGCGATCTGGCGGTTCATGTCCCGAATGGCCTCAATGGCTCGGGTGACGTCATGCAGCATTTCCCCGGCTTCGGTGACCATGCGTACTCCTTGATCACTGCGTTCCTGACCCGCTTCGATGGCTTTGGCCGCTTCAATCGCGCCGCGCTGCACCGTATCAATAATCTCGTTGATCTCGGCGGTGGAAGCCGCCGTGCGCTGGGCAAGCGTGCGCACCTCGTCGGCCACGACAGCGAAACCTCGGCCGGCTTCACCGGCACGCGCTGCTTCAATGGCAGCATTCAAAGCAAGCAGGTTGGTTTGCTCTGCCACACCGCGGATCACGTCCAGCACTTTACCGATCCGGCCGCTGTCATTAGCCAAACGATTGATCACCTCTGCAGTGCGCGTGATCTCACCGCGCATATCGGTAATGTTGCGCACGGTCGTCTGCATAACAACCTCGCCTTTACGCGCGGCTGAATCCGCCGCGTCGGCTGACTCTGCGGCGGTGCCCGCGTGAGCGGCCACCTCAGCCGTCGTAGCGGACATCTCCTCCATCGCGGTAGCAACCTGGTCAGTACGAGTGAACTGCTCGCGAGTCCCGCCCGAAATGATGGTAGCTACACTGTTGAGTTCGCCGCTGGCCTGGTCCAACTCACGCGTACTGACTTCCAACTGGGCAAAAGTAGCCACAAGAAAATCATCTAATGTATTCGCTGCATCCGCCAATCTACCCAGTTCGTCTTCACGCTTGATGCTGGACTTGGCTCCCAGCCGACCCTGACTTAAAGCCGTGACCTGGTCGATGAGCGTTCGCACCGGAGCCACCATACTGCGGTCAATGCGCCAGATACTCAGGAAGGTCAGGGCAATACCGGTAAAAATAAGCATCAGGGTGCCGATAAGCACTGCGCGTGCAGCGCTGCTGGCGATATCCGCCGAGTCATCCTCAGCTTGCTTCCGCAACTCGCTGACCAGAGAAGTCATCTGCTCCGAGGCGGCCCGATCAATGCCTTTTACTGCCAAGTCACCAGCTTGCGGATCCTGACCCGAGGCTACAAAAGCCTGATAACCACTGCGGTATGCCTTACCCAGCCTCAGATGCTCTTGGCTTAGCGCCTCTACGCTGCCACCAGCTCCTTCCGGGAGACCTTCCAATGCGCTCAGCGTACTAAGCGTCGATTGAACCTCCCGCTCCTGTTGCTGGAAAGCCATCCAATACTTGTCCAGCGCCGCTGGGTCCTTACCCCGCAACAATACATTCTTCCACTCCTGAACCTGAGTCTTGAACTGGCTATTAGCCCGTTCGATCAGCAGCGATGCCTGGACTGGGCCCGCAACGAGCTTGCCATATGAACCTACGCTTGAGGATAAGATACTCTGGCTTAATAACGCTATGGCTGTGAGCAGCAGTAAACTGCCAGCAATCAGCGCCAACGTCTGTGCGCGGATGGATTTTCTGAGCATATGTTTCCCGGGTTAATCGTGGAGGTCTAGGTGATTGCAGGAACTGTCGGAACGCGAGGATTATCGGCGCATGCTGCCCAAGCTTTAGAGCGTTTGTGATGCGAGAGACAGACGGTCGAGAAGATTTCCAAGGCAATCTTGGTCCTGGCTGCGCACTGAACCGCCAATCAGTCTGCGCGAAATCCCCAGACCAACTGCACCATTCTCACTGCCACGATCAGATAAAAAGCCCATACCGCTAGCAGCAACACCTTGTGGTAACGCCTGCTGGCGACGCGGCGCAATCCGTCGGTGACATTAAGAAACATCAGTAGCGCGGAAATCAGAATTAACCCCGCCCCGGCGACCTGCGTACCCAACAGGCCAACAAAAATCGCTTTTTCCGAATGCAGCGCGCTGGTACCTGCGGCAAACAACAGCGCACAAACCAACAAATTTTTTACGTTATCGAACACCTTGGCGCAAAGGTCCTGCTCCAACAGATCAATGTATTTGTGCCATAGTTTTCTCATGCTCTACCTTTGCGCATCTGCAGGAAAAGAACGACTGAGATAGTTCAGGGTACTGCGCTGGCGGCGTAACCCTCCAGCCTCCCCGAACTCTGTAACATGACTTAACGTGATCTGGCCTCAGGTTAGTTGTTGATGAAGGCGTTCAAGTCAGCAGCCAACCCTCTTATCGCCAACTTGAAGTCATTGGTGGCAATCGCTTGGGTGCTGTCCTCCAGGTTTTCGCCCCGCACTTTGCGTACGGTTTTCACCACCGCCTGACCAGTGGATGCATCGACCAGGTTGGCCTCCAGAAACAACTCGGTATTCTGGTCGCGATAGCCGGCTGCCCGGGAAACCGCGCCGGCGACAGCCGTTACCGGTAGTGCCTCATACCACTGCATACCTTCATTGGTGGCCGATACACCGGTTATCGCGGCGTTGAGAACCAGGGTGCGGGAGGCCGCGGGAGCGGTATTTGCGCTGGGCACCACGTTGTACTTCTGCGCCAATACACCTTTTACGCTCGAGCTGGTGAGTGCCTGGAGTTCCTGCAGGGTCTGCAGGTTAACCCGGTCATCTGGTCTTGGCGCCGGGTAGAGCTCGAGTTGATTAAAGACCACTGTGTCGTAGTCGTTCGGGCTGAAACCGTCGGCTACCCAGCGCATGACCGGTTGGCCATTTGCCGAAGTGGTTTCGCGTAAACCTTCGTAGCTTGGCAAGAAGCCGGAGTATTGTTCCTCTTCGGTCACTTGCGAAGCACAACCACCAAGCAACATGCTGCTCAACCCAACGCCAATCAGAAACGTCCTTGAAATATTCATGCAGGTATCTCCAATGTATTACAGCTTTAACTGCAATCGCGGAAGACGGTTACCTGTAGCGTCGCTTGCTGTTGAAACAGCGAATTACTACCAACAGAGAGGCGTTCAGTCGTAGCCGGCATGTGCCGCTCAACCTCACATACCGCACCTGCGTACCTTCTGGCACGCCGCTGCGGTCTCGTGAAAACAAGTGTAGCTGGTCCGTTTCGTCTATCCAGAACTCACCTTTTACCCGCTACGATGGCCTGCTCAACCACCCGCGGCCGCGGCCAGAGCACAGCAGCCAAAACGATGGTGTAAACAATCGCGAACAGCACATAAGCGATGCGCGTGGAAAACAGCTCCGGAGTACTGGTCGGCAATGGCGACACACCCAGCCCGAACAGCACCAGAAAAACAATAAGCCCGCCGCCAAACACCTTACCTTTGATACCGCCCAGAGCCGCATTGCCGGCAAACAGCAGGCTGACCAGCAGCACGACGAGCGCGACCAGCCACAGCGCAGGACGCAGCTCGAACAGGATATATGCCAGAGACGCCGCCACCCCGCCGAGCAAGTTGACCAGCACCAGACCCAGCGCGGCGCGCGGGCCCATATCCAGCTCAAGCTGACCGAGCAACGAGGCGACAGTGATCGGAACGACCAGCGCCGTGGTCAACCGCGGGTCACTCAAACAGAGGGTAACGATGGCCAACAGAATCACTGCGCTACCCATCGCCTGGCGGATTATCACAGTAGCCGTATGGGGAGCTGCGATCGGGGCATTGGCCTGTTCACCGCCCGGGTCTGGCAACAATGCATGGGCTGCCCATGCCAGCAATAAGCCCAGACTGATGGCCTTGGCCAGTAACAGCACGATTGACTCACCCAGGTCAGGATGCAGGATATCCAGCAACGGCACAGCAATAGCAATCACCAGCATCAGGGCCGGTCCGGCACCGCCCAGTTGCCGACCCTGGACGACAAAGCAGGCGAAGTAAAACAACCAAAGCAGCGGTAACAGGATCCATGGTCGTTCTCGTAGCACGCCGGTCAACAACACCAATAGCGCACCGGCAAGCAGAACAATCAGCACTGTCATCAACCCTTGACGCAGGGTTAAGGGGCGGCGGCTGGCCAGCAGGAACTGCGTCGCAAACAAAGGGGCGAGAAAGGGTAACGGCCCGCCTAAAACCAGACCCAGGCAAAATCCCACAGTCACCGCTGAAGCGACGCGCAATCCCTGACGTTTGGCCCGCCTGAGTTCCAGCTGCAGTTCTTTATCAATTGACATAGCTGAGCCAGGCGCCGAGGCGCGCGGTGAACGCGCCCAGCCAATTGGTCAGGGGGTTGTCATCGGTATAAATCACTACTGTCACCTGCGAGCCGTAACGCGGGCCGACTGGATAAGGTTTTTCAACAATCAGGCGCACCGGAAAACGCTGCGGGTCGCGCACCCAGCCGCTTTGATTGCGCACCGACGGCAGCGCGGTGTGGCTGCTGCCTTCCTGCGACACGCCCCAGCCGACGCTTTCAACGCGTCCCTTGAACACGCGGCCGGGTAACAGATCAAACACCAGCTCTGCAGGATCATCGGCCTGCACGTGCTCCAGGCTGTTTTCCTTGAAGGCAGCAGATACCCAGACAATGTCGGCGTCAATAAACGTCAGCGACGGCTGACCCACGCTAACTACTTGGCCCACCGCGAGTTGCAGGTTGGTCACCACTCCATCTGACGGCGCGACAACATCAGTGCGTCCCAACTCGAGCCGAGCTTTTTCCAATGCTGCCAGGGCCTGCTTAAGTTGCGGGTTGTCGCTACCTTCCGCCCCTAACTGTTGCCGCGCGCGCTGCAAGTCAGCCTGGGCTTTGCTGACTGCGGCCTCGGCGGAACCCAAGGAGGCATCGGCATCATCCTGGCGC
This genomic stretch from Halopseudomonas pelagia harbors:
- a CDS encoding helix-turn-helix transcriptional regulator, with the protein product MSDHNRLQPQRPTESVRRIEAGPWAVELLPAAAYSTHYVAAQSAIGFAFDSQRGLHAIGSDRVQPFSARPNSLAFVPAGCDVLSESPEGGEYLRLMRIDGTPLVGDRAFNNRIDRQAITLAQAMRGALLQARVDDDWEAWAHALAERANRSEIPAAPLQGSITNRRMRLLDEFIDAGLESTLTVKAMADLLELSEGYFMRALKQATGRSPHSYLVDRRLARARAMLLDPTARLSEIANSCGFSSQAHMTSAFRQRLGTSPATLRRT
- a CDS encoding alpha/beta fold hydrolase, yielding MYTVEDITHETWTVTGLSTRVASLGQGPVALFIHGWPECWFTWRQQMVALANAGYRAIAPDMPGFSQTEALPNIADYNVVRICDFMRELLIEASGGAAVLLIGHDWGAINCWQFTLRHPELVSRLVNMSVPLHPIADQPPTALLREHFKDNFFYQLYFQQPGVAEAEFDADPEGILRALYCSPDTPRDPPVLGRSIDEGGGWIGRLGKPQEQPSWLTHEALAYYVAAYRHSGFAGGINYYRNLDENWRLMQPYRDTQITCPVLFLVGSADSVIRGASEEQLQNRMSRRIPDLQILMLPGKGHWIQSEACAQVNAALLEFAVAAP
- a CDS encoding methyl-accepting chemotaxis protein, with protein sequence MLRKSIRAQTLALIAGSLLLLTAIALLSQSILSSSVGSYGKLVAGPVQASLLIERANSQFKTQVQEWKNVLLRGKDPAALDKYWMAFQQQEREVQSTLSTLSALEGLPEGAGGSVEALSQEHLRLGKAYRSGYQAFVASGQDPQAGDLAVKGIDRAASEQMTSLVSELRKQAEDDSADIASSAARAVLIGTLMLIFTGIALTFLSIWRIDRSMVAPVRTLIDQVTALSQGRLGAKSSIKREDELGRLADAANTLDDFLVATFAQLEVSTRELDQASGELNSVATIISGGTREQFTRTDQVATAMEEMSATTAEVAAHAGTAAESADAADSAARKGEVVMQTTVRNITDMRGEITRTAEVINRLANDSGRIGKVLDVIRGVAEQTNLLALNAAIEAARAGEAGRGFAVVADEVRTLAQRTAASTAEINEIIDTVQRGAIEAAKAIEAGQERSDQGVRMVTEAGEMLHDVTRAIEAIRDMNRQIATAAEEQNAVVNDISRNLTEITAIGMTNQDNVGRTTRASELLHTLSADLGDITKRIKH
- a CDS encoding DUF3313 domain-containing protein, with the translated sequence MNISRTFLIGVGLSSMLLGGCASQVTEEEQYSGFLPSYEGLRETTSANGQPVMRWVADGFSPNDYDTVVFNQLELYPAPRPDDRVNLQTLQELQALTSSSVKGVLAQKYNVVPSANTAPAASRTLVLNAAITGVSATNEGMQWYEALPVTAVAGAVSRAAGYRDQNTELFLEANLVDASTGQAVVKTVRKVRGENLEDSTQAIATNDFKLAIRGLAADLNAFINN
- a CDS encoding DUF2955 domain-containing protein — its product is MSIDKELQLELRRAKRQGLRVASAVTVGFCLGLVLGGPLPFLAPLFATQFLLASRRPLTLRQGLMTVLIVLLAGALLVLLTGVLRERPWILLPLLWLFYFACFVVQGRQLGGAGPALMLVIAIAVPLLDILHPDLGESIVLLLAKAISLGLLLAWAAHALLPDPGGEQANAPIAAPHTATVIIRQAMGSAVILLAIVTLCLSDPRLTTALVVPITVASLLGQLELDMGPRAALGLVLVNLLGGVAASLAYILFELRPALWLVALVVLLVSLLFAGNAALGGIKGKVFGGGLIVFLVLFGLGVSPLPTSTPELFSTRIAYVLFAIVYTIVLAAVLWPRPRVVEQAIVAGKR
- a CDS encoding HlyD family secretion protein — translated: MADTLNAPDPTETAIAHEPPPKKAAPANPLRGVALAVVILIVLLFAVSIVMERRTPSTSQAVVQAYVVNMAPEVSGRVTEIAVLDNARVEAGQLLFRVDPLPYRLAVREAEARLEEAGQAIGANTASVDAAQAMLVSARAQRDNVREQAKRVAQMVERGVFATARQDDADASLGSAEAAVSKAQADLQRARQQLGAEGSDNPQLKQALAALEKARLELGRTDVVAPSDGVVTNLQLAVGQVVSVGQPSLTFIDADIVWVSAAFKENSLEHVQADDPAELVFDLLPGRVFKGRVESVGWGVSQEGSSHTALPSVRNQSGWVRDPQRFPVRLIVEKPYPVGPRYGSQVTVVIYTDDNPLTNWLGAFTARLGAWLSYVN